AAAAGAATCAGACATAGAAGAAAATGCCAACATAAATGAACTTTATCTCTCATCCAGGAATTGTCATAATCCCAGGAACGTCCCAATTATCTGCCAAAGACATACTGTACCGACTCCAGGCATCAAAGGCTAAGTGCATCATTACCACTGACAAACTGGCTCCTGCAGTGGACTCGGCGGcatcccagtgccagctcctgAAAACCAAGCTAATGGTGTccaaaggcagcagggagggatggcTGAACTTCACTGAGCTGTACCTGTGAGTGTGACTGAGTGCCGCTGCCGACACGAGGACAAAGCAGACCTGTTCCCACAAGTGCTCATTTATATCAACTACAACCATTGAAGTTATAATtacattctctttttttacaGAAACCAATCTGCTGACCATTCCTGCATCAAAACAAGGATTCAAGACCCAATGATTATCTTCTTTACCAGTGGAACTACAGGCTCTCCAAAGATGACTCAACATTCCCAGGGTAGTCTTGGTTTCAGACCCCTTTTAAGTGAAAGGTATGAAAGAGTTAAGCCTGGTTGAACATAAGATAATTGAAGCTGCATAGTAGAGCTGTTGTAAAAAATTACTGAATAAGAAATACCTATGTACATCCCCAGCCTTTCTCCCTTTGAAATCAGAGTAAAAACCCCATCAAATTGCTAGGGACTAGGATCACCCCAGTGTCTCAGTCTTCCAATTAATATCTCTTACCCTCTTTCTGGGTATATGTTGttatcctttattttattttttcctatcagGTACTGGTTGGATTTAACTCCCTCTCACATGATATGGAACACTGCAGACACAGGATGGATACTAACTTCAATAGCATCTTTTTTTGATCCTTGGGTTTTCGGATCATGCATCTTTATACATAACCTACCACAGACCGACTCAGAAGTCATCCTGAACGTAAGGGAAAAACTCATGGAAATGTATTCATCTGCAGAAAGCATGCCAAGACCAATTCTTGACAGCATCCACAGATTTCATGAGGGTTGTGTTTATAGTCATGTTTAAGATATTGTATTTGCTGTGTAAAGCCctactttcatttttaatgtataCAGAAGGGAACAAACATGCAATCCATTCATACATTTTACTCATAGCTGGTaagcacatgaaaaaaatcttccaaaagCAGCATTAAATGCCTGCCATTCACTCTAGTGACCGTGGAAATAGTATCAGTGGGTATTAATGCAGAAATGAAGTGTTTCTGTGCCCACACCAGCCAAGATGAAAGTGAACACCCCCCTGTGAGGTAGACAGAGGAGGAACTATTCTGGCCATGCCCCAAACTGTGGGGTCCTGGTGTCAGGTAGATGTATTAGCATGGGGATTTTTGTAATCTACAATCTACAATCAAAATCTACAATCTCTGCATATTGCACCAACTGCAGGAGGGTACCTCACCCAACAGAGGATGTGGTGCTTTTACACAGGAGACAAATGTACTTCTccttcctgtgtcacctgtttACTGTACATTCCAAAGGCAGATTTTTGTCCGAGCTTCACATGTCCTTCTTATTGTTTAACCCTCTAGACTCTCTGCAGATTCCCAATTGATGCCCTGGTTGGTGCTCCAACACTGTTCCGCATGCTGGTGCAAAATGATCTGTCCAAgtatgtaaaaaaattatttagtaatgtttattattattattattattattattattattattattattattattattattattgttattattgttattattattattacctgTCCAAGTAcgaaaaaaaaattatttagtaaTGTTACCTTAACTAAACTCAGTCATCTCCTATATATAATTGCTTGAGCCAAAAGAGGGTAataatttagtttaaaatatcCTTCACGAGAAGACCATCACgcaaaatttgatttttgctgAGTTTTTTCATCAGAGAAACTTGATGTTTTTCCTTAGAAGTTTGAGACTTATGCTACTGTACTTGTGAGTATGAAACTGAGAGTCTGTTAAATACTTTGTCATAATTTTTGTCTAGCATATTAATTGTCCAGACTTTGGGAAGGACTTCATCCTAGAAAGTGCATGTCAGCATAACTGAGAGGGAATTATTGGTTGTGGCATCACCCCCTGTTCCAGTTCTCACTGCCTGTCAttgttccttctttccttcttgaaCTTTCTTGCTTGGCCTGTTGCAGAGGGTCAGCAATCAGGGCCCTGGCTCAGCAGATCAGTATTTGGTTATTTATAATCCCAGCTGACTTCagcaaaaattttatttttcacatgctTAACTCTGACTGCTGCTTATGTAGAGTGTTGAGCACAGAGTGATATCCTTGTATCAGGAGCAGAAGGATCAGGGCCCCTCTGATGTCCCCACTTTGTGGCACTAACTCTCCCAGTAAACAGCTCTCCCTTGGTGTTCACCCTTGCGTGCTCCTGGTCTCCCCCTCTAGATTTAAGTATTGCCTTTCTTGTTTTTAACTCCCTGTGAAGATACAAATTCATGAAGCTGAAGTACTGCGTGAGTGGAGGGGAACCACTCAACCCAGAAGTCATGGAGCAGTGGAAGAGCCAGACTGGGCTGGACATCCATGAAGTGTATGGCCAGACTGAGATGGTACATCTGTAGGGACAATAGCCTGTTAAATCTTTGGAATTGCTTTTTGCTGTAAGGTTTGCTTTGTCTGTTTCCTCCTTCACATTTCTGTGAGTGTTTCAGTAATTCCCTTCCCTGGTAACCTCTGAAAGAACTCCCTCTGATGGCTCTCCTCACAGAACCTGCCAGAAACATGAGGGTTTGGGAGGGAACATGCTGTAATATTTCCACAAATGTCCTTAAGCTAATTCCAAGTAACAGTGTCAGTCAAGAGGGCAGGGTTTGAATCTAAGGGAAGAAGACTGGTTAGCAGAGGACATGAATTCTTCACAGACAATGGAACAGGATTCTTTCAGGGAGTTTTATGATTTTGCTTATTGGTACCATACAGCACTGACATATAGGATCCTATGAATCTTAATTCCTTACTTTGGAACTGGTCTAGAAACTACATTTAATGAATTAAGTGTGAATGTAgccattttcttttgtaaagcTTTGGTTTGATCTTGATTTTTACAGGGAGTAATCTgctctgtttttaaaggaatgaaGATTAAACCTGGATCAATGGGGAAAGCAGCTCCCCTTTATGATGTTCAGGTTTGTTGACTGCTCTTTAGATTCTGTCatgggggattttttgtttggttgtatTTGTGTTTGGAGTTTGTTTTTACATTGGACTAAAATAAGAACTGTTTTTCATTCTAGATCATAGACAAAAATGCCAATATTCTGCCTCCAGGACAACAGGGGGAAATTGCTGTCAGAAGCAAGCCTATAAGGCCACTTGgttttttctctgaatatttagtaagaactttattttattcctcACCACCACTACCAATCTCCCCAAAAGCTCTCCAATTGCATAGTCCTAAAGGCTGGacatttttcaccattttattatttgttaccaaagtaatttgtttatttgaatTGATCATGGTAGAAAAGGAACGAAAATCATATAGGATCAAGTTAAATCAAGTTTTCTtaaagaatataaattattttaaacctattttattgtattttatagCAATATCAGTACATCCTTGACTGAAAAATTAAGTTCCAGTGCATTTGATATTATGTGTGTTATAGCATAATGTATAGCTAATGCGTGCTCAAAAACTAAACTACTGCTTGTAAACCACTTTAAGGATAACCCtaagaaaactgcagaaagtGAACGTGGGGATTTTTATGTCACTGGAGACAGAGGGACTATGGATGAAGAGGGATATTTCCAGTTTATTGGCAGAAACGatgacatcatcatttcttcagGGTTAGTCTGCACACACCCATTCTAAATCTGCCATTGTATATTCTCACATGTTGTGTTGTGTATTCTTACATGTGAGCTTCTGGCATCATAGTCCTGTGACAGGAATGTATTGACCTCTTGACTTTGGAGTGCTTGCTGTTATCAGCTTTTCACAGCCCCGCAGTATCATCTCTGTGATGATACTGGATCCATTTCCCCTGCAATATCTCATGTGTTTCAACAAAGAATGAAGACTTCAGTTGGCAAAGGAGGGATGTTTatctagtttatttttttactataaCTGAAGGAACCTCTATTGGATTCAAAGAGCTTttgaaacaatttatttttaaaatgttgaaaggAAAGAACTTGATATTGTATGATGTGATTCCAAAAcgtggcacaggctgctgctgcagacccCAGCTACAGGGTGGGATGGAGCTCCAGCCTAAGAGCCTCAAGGAGAGAGGACAGACGGAGAAGtatccacagccccagcagtcCTCTGCCACAAAGACCACTATGAAATGCTCCTACTTCTAACCCAGCCAGCTGTCCCATTTTGCCTAAAACTTCTATAGTTGGTTATTGATTTGttctggctttgttttgttttggttttttttcttcaacacgaaaatttaaaaacatttggtACTGGTTTTTCCAGACAAAAAATAAGAGCCAAGcctcatatttatttttccttacctAGGTATCGCATTGGGCCATTTGAAGTAGAAAGTGCCCTGATAGAGCACCCAGCTGTGGTAGAAACAGCTGTTGTCAGCAGCCCAGACCCCCTCAGAGGAGAGGTAACCAGGCTGAATGGAGGGGGGAAAGCAATGCATTTGTCCAAATATATAATGATATCAAGGAATTTCTACTTTACTGAAAAACTTATAGCTCTACGGCAATAATGTCAtcttagaatcatggaattgtttaggttggaaaatacctctgagatcattgagttcaACCATAAACCCAGCACTGTCAGGTCCACAAATAcaccatgtccctaagcacccTGTCTACTCCCATCACGGATAATCCTAGTGGGGTTGACAAGCAAAATCCCTTCACATTTACATGCATTTGCTCTTCTGAGTTTCTTTTCATCCCAAGGTCTTCTCTGTGGAGAACACTACTGTGATGTTTACTTTGCCCTTGTTCTTAAGCATTTGTCTATACTTAAATTGTCATTTATGACTCTTGGTGTAGCCAAAGTTCTACTGCAATTGCCCAAGCATTAGAcatgggctgcaggtgtggTGAATGCACAATCCTGTGCCAGGATAACAGTGCTTACTGTCCTCAGTGAActtcagagagaaataaaatgtccCTTAGCTCCAGAGAGAACTCCACAGAGACATGTTTTATTGCTCCATCCTCTCGGCTGCTTCTGAGAAGGGAAAAGGCTCTTATTTATAATGAGGGCACAAAATCTGTCCTTTACACTTTAGCTTCTGCACATACCCATGCAGAAGCTGGGCACAATCATTTCTTATCATGTGCTGGTTTCTCTGTTCCTCATGACTGTTGTGGctctgagcagcactgctcactggTAACTGCACATCAGCCCTTAAAAAACAGATGGTATCAGATCACTTTTGTTAATTTTACCTTACAGGTCGTGAAAGCATTTGTGGTTCTGTCCCCAACCTTTTCATCCACTGACCTGAAAAGCTTAATTCGTGACTTGCAGGACCATGTCAAGAAAACTACTGCTCCATATAAATACCCTAGAAAGGTAAACATTTCTGAGGAGAAACTTTAAAACAGGGCACCCTTCCCTATAGCTCAGGAGAATTACTATTTAGATTTTCATGATTCATTTGAAAGAACCAGCAGTAAAGATTCATCTAGACCACTGCCTCCAGAAGACCTTTCCTAAATAACATTAGTTTAGattgtttttaatgaatttgCATAAAGTACTTGTTTAAACTTCTCAAAGTTTTCTAGGTCTTGTATATCCCAGTTAGATCTCCATGTTCTAAGTCAGACTCACAATCACAATTCTCTGTTTTGTATTTCACCTTCAAACAAGCATTTGCCAGTGCCTTTAGGGTAGCACATGACTGAATCTGATTAAGTTTTTATCTACTGATCATCACAACTAATAAATAGACACAAGACCAAGAGGATACACTTGGTGTTTCTTAGTAATCCAGCACCACAGGGAAAGAGCTACTGCAATGCCTTAGCTAACTTGAGCAGAACTCACAGAACTAAGAACCATTAAAGACCTTGGGGCTGTAccatccttttctttcttctttttgtcaTTCATCTCTGACCTTTGGCACCATTAGGCATTTGCCCTTCTACTGTACTCCGTTTGGTCAGCTGAGAGGCAGCTGTACAGATGTTTGGCCATCTAGGCAGCCCAGAGATGGTTTCACAAGTGCCACAATGTGCtctttggtttggcttggatTTGAGGCAGGCAGTTCTTACTGATGGGAGTCCTCTCAGTTTTCCACATATGCTTGGAGAGTCTTGGAACACCAACTCTGTAGAACACGCTGCAttgctttctctctttattttatctAGGTGGAATTTGTCAAAGAGCTGCCAAAGACAGTCACTGGGAAGATCAAGAGGAATGAATTAAGAGACAAAGAGTGGGGACGGATATAGCATTGTTTGGAATTTAACAAAACTTCTTTCATTCCATTAGCACTATGTACATTTCACTACTATAGCTGCCATTATTCTGATCTCTTTTTGTTAAGTGCCTGAGCATCAAAAAACTACAGGTAACATCAAGATGTGATATTTGTGCCTGCTTGCAGAGTTTCCAATGTTAATACCTGAGTGAATTGTATTATTCtgggtgaaaaataaaattttcagtagACAATTTCAATAGCCTTTCCCTTTGAGACTTCCTCACCATCTCTCTTGCAGCCCAGCTTCTATTTGATGTTATTCTTGAGagataacaaaaaaatataatgcCCACATTTGAAAAGGTATTTTACATCAAATATATTCTGATTCACTATTTCCTGAGAGTTTACCCTGACATCCAAAGCTTATGGAAAGGACATGGTGACTGGTATGGTCACTATATGGGTTCCAAAAATACAACATTATGAAGAGGTCTTTTCTGGTGCCACTGGATAGTGGCAGTAAAAGTGGCAGTAAAAGTCCTAAAAATGCATTGTTACAGATGGGGGATTAGCAGTTTTATTGGATAGGttcaaaatccacatttttcctAGTAGGATGAGAACCATGTGTACGtatcctttcttttaaaagtgtCTTGTATCTTCCAAGCACTAGCCAGGAGTGGAATTCTCAATGCAAGGCTGGAAGTATTCTAAAATAGATATGAACATAAGATCCCATCTTTTGCTTCAAAAACCTCTCTGAGGTAAATGAAATTGGAATTATGTTCAGTATGTGAGAAATAATCTTTTAACGGATGATGCTGTTGTGCATAATGAGAAATTAGTAAATTATAGAAATTCACAGTATGTGCTTAATGTtgcacatatacatatatagggtgtgtataaatatattgtTTTTGTATGCATTTGGCACATAAAATTGCTATGCTTGCATTAGTAAGAAAGTTAATATTTAGTTTTATGTCTTGAAATGCTTAATACATTTCCAGAATGGGTTTGGAACTTTGTCCTTCAGATTTTCTGGACTGTGATTTTTGTGACTTTGCATGAGTTATTTTAGCTAGTCCATTGAGCAAGAGCATTTTATAAGTGACCTACAACTTCATCTCCTTTCCCACAATACCAAAAGTTGGCATTAAGCTTTAATGAAAAGAAGAGCAGCCTTTAGATGAGTTTGGGTTTAGTTATTCAAAAGGATTTCAGATTATTGATATAAAACCAACTCTCCTGCTAATACTTGATCTAGGTCTAGTCATCCtgtaagaataaaaaatgaatttataaatgCAATGTACATAAGCTTATCTGTTTGGAAAGGGTTTGTTATTGAAAAGATCAGTAAGAGAAGGGGTAATTTGCCAAGTTTGGCCGTCACACTCAAGTGTTAGATCACTCGCCTTCGCTTTCTGAGCTTCCATCAGCTGTGGCAGAGcaacagagctcagcagctgctaATTTGTTAATGGGCTCCTTTACAACCTTTACAGTCcttaaaatccaaaataaagtTATCTTCAAACACAATCTCACAGGCTTCTAGTGAGTGTAGAAAATTGAATCCTCTATGGGAGCAAGTAGTTGTTTAATGTGATTCTATCAGAAGAAAAGTGAACAAAATAAGGTTGTGCTCAAACCCGGCTGTAGCAGGGTTTTAAACTTCCCTTTTCCTGTATTACAGCTTTCTTCTGagagattaatttttctctccttcattCAGtcagaacagaaggaaaacatgttGGATATATTAAATGTaatgttgtattttaaatgtaatcAATTTTTGGACAGAATAACAAGAAATTGGATTAGATCTTTAAGTGCAATCGAAAAAAGCATGTTGAAAAATGTAATCTGCTCACAATTTCAGCATCTGATTCTTTTTAAGGGCATTCAGATTTCAAATGTGAGTACTTTTTGGAAAAGTAATCCACTTTGAAGTGatcagatttttaaagtaatacATTTATTCAATGTaagtaataaatttttaaatataatctAATTATGAACTTTTAAAGTAATTGATtgtaaagcaaatttaaaaagtatgATCCTGCAACATGTCCCTAGGTTTTTGGAATTGGTCTGTGCTGGGCTTTAAACAGACCTGGCTAGACTTTTCCCTGAGCCCTGGTAGTGGCACAAATTGTCCCttccagcagggaagggctTGCTCAGGAGgtttcctctctgctgcagcaccgTCTGCTCAGTCTGCACATTGGGTCAGACAGACTTTCCAACGTGTTCTTGCAGTTTTGCAATGATAACCTGAACctgtccaggaaaaaaaaggaagaaacaaactGGTGaatcaaaacatttctgtttgatGTGTGGGCAGGAGCCTTTGCTCTGTCACACTGCCCAGGGTTTCAAGCAAACACACAAAGCCCTTCAGCTGCTACCAAGGTTGTGCTCAGTTTCGGTGCTGTGTGCTTGTCCTGCACTACTGACTTGAGGAATTACTGAGTCAACCAACTGATATTCCTTGTTTCTCTAAAACAGAACTTAATATTtttgctgggcactgggagtgATGTGCTACCTGCCAGCCAAATTCTAAAAAGAGCCGGAAGCATTTAAATTTGCAGGCTTGCCACAGAAAAGGAGCAGAGTTTGTAATGAAACTGCTATGTGGTGTTGTTTCTTCTCTGCACAGACAAGTTGGGGTTTGTTCAATAACTATCACAGATTATCTCTGGGAACATTCAGAGGAAGAAACTGAGAAACACAGAGTGGTGCTCTTTGCTGCTGAGCTCCTCATGAGAACACGCTCATCCTGGacttttgtgttttccattttgtgTATTCCATCCTGTTTCCTGTCAGTCTTAAGAGGACAGCCTTCTGCATAAGGGTGGAAGATACACAttgctgtcctgctgctttgaaatatttctaaagcaATATATTCCCTATAACTTTAAATGTACATGGGAGAAAATAATGAtagaagagggaaaaatggaCTAGTCcttatttttgcatttgcagTGATGTTACTGAAAGCCACAATATGTGTAACTCTGTGCCAAATATTATTTTGTGagaatgttttttaatattgttgGTGATCAGACTTCCAGATCTAGCCAGTACTGGGTTGCATAGGGTTTCAGGATTAAATATAATCAGGGATTTCCTGGACTGAGGTGTCAGTTCAGACTGTGAGATATTTCCATAACAGTCAAGCCGTTCCAAGGTTATGGGAACAGCAGAGGTTTAGATCATCCCTGCTAGGTCACATCTCACATTTCTTGTTACCTCTCTGTAGCCCTTGCACTTCACACCATGCTGCTACAGCACTTGATTTAGAAGATATAAGCAGTAGCTGAACTCTGTGACCACGGCTGTATTGAGCACAAGAACACCAGTgaaccaagaaaaacaaaacaaaacaaaaccaaaaacaacaacaaagcacAGGGTTATTCATCTCGGATTTTCCTTGTTCTGCTGTAAACCCACTACACACAACCCATAAACATATCTGCTGGTAGCAGGAGCCTGGGAAAACAGCAAATGTGCTGTGTAGTAAAACTGTTCACATGACCTTTCAGGACAACTAATTGTTATCAACTGGCTAATAAACACGAGTCCCAGGCTTGTGCCAGGAGGGTTTTGCAGGTGGATCTCACCTCCTTCACACCCTCAGGTTCTGAAATAGGTAttcctttgctttccagctACCAAGCTCATTATTGTCTGAGgtcaaaaatagaaaacaaacgCACAAAATGCTGTGTCCATTACATTAATCTTAATGGACCTGAGTTTGCACTACTGAAACCAGAGGATA
The genomic region above belongs to Vidua chalybeata isolate OUT-0048 chromosome 16, bVidCha1 merged haplotype, whole genome shotgun sequence and contains:
- the LOC128796393 gene encoding acyl-coenzyme A synthetase ACSM4, mitochondrial-like — its product is MKLLLKLQNLKLLWTLKPPNRTFHGHPRLLSSDVYSQYESIRQGKQEIPKYFNFASDVLDKWSEIEKAGKRPSNPAFWWINGEGEEVKWSFEELGFLSRKVANVLTKECGLQKGDRLILILPRIPEWWLVKVACMRAGIVIIPGTSQLSAKDILYRLQASKAKCIITTDKLAPAVDSAASQCQLLKTKLMVSKGSREGWLNFTELYLNQSADHSCIKTRIQDPMIIFFTSGTTGSPKMTQHSQGSLGFRPLLSERYWLDLTPSHMIWNTADTGWILTSIASFFDPWVFGSCIFIHNLPQTDSEVILNTLCRFPIDALVGAPTLFRMLVQNDLSKYKFMKLKYCVSGGEPLNPEVMEQWKSQTGLDIHEVYGQTEMGVICSVFKGMKIKPGSMGKAAPLYDVQIIDKNANILPPGQQGEIAVRSKPIRPLGFFSEYLDNPKKTAESERGDFYVTGDRGTMDEEGYFQFIGRNDDIIISSGYRIGPFEVESALIEHPAVVETAVVSSPDPLRGEVVKAFVVLSPTFSSTDLKSLIRDLQDHVKKTTAPYKYPRKVEFVKELPKTVTGKIKRNELRDKEWGRI